In Gossypium arboreum isolate Shixiya-1 chromosome 6, ASM2569848v2, whole genome shotgun sequence, the following are encoded in one genomic region:
- the LOC108472409 gene encoding probable nucleoside diphosphate kinase 5, which translates to MTQFLTRFFFFSMLIIVLRCYSSTVRGEKERTLGIIKPDGLSGNYTNRIKQVILESGFEISKEMVIQLDEQDATNFYAEHSSKIFFTDLIRYMTSGPVLVMILEKEDAVAHWRDLIGPTDAGKAKITHPHSIRAICGKDLEKNCIHGSDSHQSAEREIAFFFKEAPSDEAVRKHDEL; encoded by the exons ATGACTCAATTTCTGACCAGGTTTTTCTTCTTTTCGATGTTAATAATAGTCTTGAG GTGTTATTCAAGTACTGTAAGGGGTGAAAAGGAGAGAACTTTAGGCATAATAAAGCCAGATGGATTATCTGGTAACTATACTAACAGAATAAAACAAGTTATTCTGGAATCAGGTTTCGAAATCAGTAAGGAAATGGTGATTCAACTTGATGAACAAGATGCAACTAATTTTTATGCCGAGCACTCTTCCAAGATCTTCTTTACTGATCTTATCAGATACATGACTAG TGGTCCGGTGTTAGTTATGATTTTAGAGAAGGAAGATGCGGTTGCTCATTGGCGAGATTTGATTGGACCCACTGATGCCGGCAAGGCTAAAATTACTCATCCTCATAG CATTAGAGCAATTTGCGGGAAAGATTTAGAAAAGAACTGTATACATGGTTCAGATTCCCATCAATCAGCTGAAAGGGAGATTGCATTTTTCTTCAAAGAGGCACCTTCAG ATGAAGCAGTCAGAAAACATGATGAACTGTAA